From a single Rutidosis leptorrhynchoides isolate AG116_Rl617_1_P2 chromosome 5, CSIRO_AGI_Rlap_v1, whole genome shotgun sequence genomic region:
- the LOC139846726 gene encoding protein BONZAI 1-like yields the protein MGNCFSNSGHGQFAVGGSSHLPNSHGPNEAVDGFFKSRGYNGLSYQIELSLSASKLRDRDVLSKSDPMAIVYIKGKDGSLLELGRTEVVLNSLDPHWIKKIKVTYCFETVQTLLFRVYDVDSHIDDPETKTLKLDDQQYLGEATCTLSQIVTDPKRSWTTNLVAIANSAEPTNSNKLGQLTVHAEVEIVSKTTAELTFKCSDLDNKDFFSKSDPFLVISKHAVSGATIPICRTEVLKNNLKPEWKPINLNISQIGSKDSPLIIECFNFNSSGKHDLLGKVEKSLAELEQLYSSEQGENLFLPVIVGKDHQTKVLKSQLFVEKYSESIHHTFLDYFFGGCEMNFMVAIDFTASNGNPRLPDSLHYIDYSGRPNAYQKAIQDVGGVLQFYDHDKQFPAWGFGARPIDGPVSHCFNLNGSSGTVSTVAGIQGIMTAYEQALSNVSLAGPTLFGPVITCAASIASQSVAANEHKYFVLLIITDGVITDLQETMDALVKASDLPLSILIVGVGGADFKEMEILDADKGEKLKSTTGRVASRDIVQFVPFRDVQGEEMSVVQSLLAELPSQFLTYMRNNGIQPKTQSSTT from the exons ATGGGCAATTGCTTCTCTAACTCCGGTCACGGTCAATTCGCCGTCGGCGGCAGTTCGCATCTTCCCAATTCTCATGGTCCAAACGAAGCCGTTGACGGTTTTTTCAAATCTCGCGGCTACAACGGCCTTTCTTATCAGATCGAG CTATCTTTATCCGCTTCAAAGTTACGTGACAGAGATGTGCTTTCAAAG AGCGATCCTATGGCAATTGTGTATATAAAAGGAAAGGATGGTTCACTGCTGGAGCTTGGCCGTACTGAAGTTGTTCTAAATTCATTAGATCCCCATTGGATCAAAAAAATAAAAGTTACTTATTGTTTTGAGACGGTTCAGACACTCTT GTTTCGCGTGTACGATGTTGATTCCCACATTGATGACCCAGAAACAAAG ACGCTTAAACTGGATGATCAGCAATATCTGGGAGAGGCTACTTGTACTCTGTCTCAG ATAGTTACTGATCCAAAGCGATCGTGGACCACAAATCTTGTGGCTATTGCTAACTCAGCAGAGCCAACTAATTCAAATAAACTCGGACAGCTCACTGTTCATGCAGAAGTAGAAATTGTCTCCAAGACTACAGCAGAGTTAACATTTAAGTGCTCAGATTTAGATAATAAAGATTTTTTTTCTAAAAGT GACCCTTTTCTAGTAATTTCAAAACATGCGGTGAGTGGGGCTACTATTCCAATTTGTAGAACAGAGGTTTTGAAAAACAACTTAAAGCCTGAATGGAAACCAATTAATTTGAATATATCACAAATCGGCAGCAAG GATAGTCCATTGATTATCGAGTGCTTTAACTTTAATAGTAGTGGAAAACATGATTTGCTTGG TAAAGTTGAAAAATCACTTGCTGAACTAGAACAACTATATTCTAGTGAGCAGGGGGAGAACTTATTCTTACCTGTTATTGTTGGGAAAGATCATCAGACAAAG GTATTAAAGAGTCAATTATTTGTGGAAAAGTATTCTGAAAGTATTCATCATACGTTCCTGGATTACTTCTTTGGTGGATGTGAAATGAATTTCATGGTGGCTATAGATTTTACAG CATCAAATGGAAATCCTCGCCTGCCAGATTCGTTGCATTATATTGACTATTCTGGACGTCCAAATGCATACCAGAAA GCAATACAAGATGTTGGTGGTGTACTGCAATTTTATGATCATGATAAACAGTTCCCGGCATGGGGTTTTGGAGCACGCCCAATTGACGGACCTGTCAGCCATTGTTTCAACCTAAACGGAAGCAGTGGCACCGTTTCTACG GTTGCAGGTATCCAAGGTATAATGACTGCATACGAACAAGCCCTCTCGAATGTATCACTTGCAGGGCCCACCCTATTTGGACCTGTAATTACCTGTGCAGCATCAATAGCTAGCCAATCGGTTGCAGCTAATGAACACAAGTATTTCGTTTTATTAATCATCACG GACGGAGTGATAACCGATCTTCAGGAAACAATGGATGCACTTGTGAAGGCATCTGATTTGCCATTGTCAATCCTCATTGTCGGTGTTGGTGGGGCCGACTTTAAGGAGATGGAG ATCTTGGATGCAGATAAAGGCGAGAAACTTAAAAGTACAACGGGGCGTGTCGCATCGCGAGATATTGTACAGTTCGTTCCATTCAGAGATGTACAAG GTGAAGAAATGTCGGTTGTTCAATCGTTACTAGCAGAACTACCTTCACAATTTTTAACCTACATGAGAAACAATGGCATTCAACCAAAAACGCAATCATCAACAACATAG